A single region of the Plantactinospora soyae genome encodes:
- a CDS encoding aldo/keto reductase family protein has protein sequence MEFRHLGRSGLLISEISYGNWLTHGSQIEEDAALSCVRAALDVGITTFDTADVYAGTKAEAVLGRALKGERREGLEILTKVFWPTGPGRNDRGLSRKHIMESINGSLQRLQTDYVDLYQAHRYDYATPLEETMEAFADVVHSGKAHYIGVSEWKASEIRAAHALARELKIHLVSNQPQYSMLWRVIESEVVPTSEELGIGQVVFSPIAQGVLTGKYQPGQEAPAGSRATDSAGGANMISRFMSDEVLTRVQKLKPLAEQAGLSMAQLAVAWVLQNPNVSSAIVGASRPEQVHDNVKAAGVKLDAGLLKAIDEIVDPITERNPAKTQSPAQRP, from the coding sequence ATGGAATTCCGTCACCTTGGCCGTTCGGGCCTGCTGATCAGCGAGATCTCGTACGGCAACTGGCTCACCCACGGCTCACAGATCGAGGAGGACGCCGCGCTCTCCTGTGTTCGCGCGGCTCTGGACGTCGGCATCACCACCTTCGACACGGCCGACGTGTACGCGGGCACCAAGGCGGAGGCCGTACTCGGCCGGGCCCTGAAGGGCGAGCGCCGCGAGGGTCTGGAGATTCTCACCAAGGTCTTCTGGCCGACCGGGCCGGGCCGCAACGACCGTGGCCTCTCCCGCAAGCACATCATGGAGTCGATCAACGGGTCGCTGCAGCGGTTGCAGACCGACTACGTCGACCTCTACCAGGCGCACCGGTACGACTACGCGACGCCGCTGGAGGAGACGATGGAGGCGTTCGCCGACGTCGTGCACTCCGGCAAGGCGCACTACATCGGCGTCTCCGAGTGGAAGGCCTCCGAGATCCGGGCGGCACACGCGCTGGCCCGCGAGCTCAAGATCCACCTGGTCTCCAACCAGCCGCAGTACTCGATGCTCTGGCGGGTCATCGAGTCCGAGGTGGTGCCGACCAGCGAGGAACTCGGCATCGGACAGGTCGTCTTCTCGCCGATCGCCCAGGGCGTGCTGACCGGCAAGTACCAGCCCGGCCAGGAGGCGCCGGCCGGTTCCCGGGCCACCGACTCGGCCGGCGGCGCGAACATGATCTCCCGGTTCATGTCGGACGAGGTCCTGACCCGGGTGCAGAAGCTCAAGCCGCTGGCCGAGCAGGCCGGGCTGAGCATGGCGCAGCTGGCCGTCGCGTGGGTCCTGCAGAACCCGAACGTCTCCTCGGCGATCGTCGGCGCCTCCCGTCCGGAGCAGGTGCACGACAACGTCAAGGCCGCCGGGGTCAAGCTCGACGCCGGGCTGCTCAAGGCGATCGACGAGATCGTCGACCCGATCACCGAGCGCAACCCGGCCAAGACGCAGAGCCCGGCCCAGCGGCCCTGA
- a CDS encoding site-2 protease family protein, with product MNFDQRDRDGLVLGVPREAFRPSPIFLALVALFVTSGAMAWNGYGNVRFDVFLFVVSGWLVSLCLHEYAHAVVAFRAGDRGVAHRGYLTLNPLKYSHPLLSIILPVVVVLLGGIGLPGGAVWVDRHEIPGRLRHSLVSLAGPATNVVFALLLVVPFAIGVDVFARPEFWAGVALLAFLQVTASLLNLLPVPGLDGGNVLQPWLSAQWRRGYDLMAPYGFLLLFALLWNPTVGGWFFSGVFAIGDLIGLPDYLYADGLRLIRFWQG from the coding sequence ATGAACTTCGATCAGCGGGACCGGGACGGTCTCGTACTCGGGGTGCCCCGGGAGGCCTTCCGGCCCAGTCCGATCTTCCTGGCCCTGGTCGCGCTCTTCGTGACCAGCGGCGCGATGGCGTGGAACGGGTACGGCAACGTCCGGTTCGACGTGTTCCTCTTCGTGGTCTCGGGCTGGCTGGTGTCGCTGTGCCTGCACGAGTACGCGCACGCCGTGGTGGCGTTCCGGGCCGGTGACCGGGGCGTCGCCCATCGCGGCTACCTGACCCTCAACCCGCTCAAGTACAGCCACCCGCTGCTGTCGATCATCCTGCCTGTGGTGGTGGTGCTGCTTGGCGGCATCGGCCTGCCCGGCGGTGCGGTGTGGGTGGACCGGCACGAGATCCCAGGTCGGCTGCGGCACTCCCTGGTGAGCCTCGCCGGGCCGGCGACCAACGTGGTGTTCGCGCTGCTGCTGGTGGTGCCGTTCGCCATCGGCGTGGACGTCTTCGCCCGGCCGGAGTTCTGGGCCGGGGTCGCGCTGCTCGCCTTCCTCCAGGTCACCGCCAGCCTGCTGAACCTGCTGCCGGTGCCGGGACTCGACGGCGGCAACGTGCTCCAGCCCTGGCTGTCCGCCCAGTGGCGACGCGGGTACGACCTGATGGCCCCGTACGGCTTCCTGCTGCTCTTCGCCCTGCTCTGGAACCCCACCGTCGGCGGCTGGTTCTTCAGCGGGGTCTTCGCGATCGGGGACCTGATCGGATTGCCGGACTACCTCTACGCCGACGGACTCCGCCTGATCCGCTTCTGGCAGGGCTGA
- a CDS encoding bifunctional adenosylcobinamide kinase/adenosylcobinamide-phosphate guanylyltransferase, with the protein MSVDGWNRILVLGGIRSGKSEFAESLVRDLPAVRYVATAIIGAEDPDWAARIEAHQIRRPAAWSTEEANVDPSQLAELIGEAKPGETLLIDDLGGWVTVLLDPAHQPADDLATIGELGTAIRNCPARLLLVSPEVGLSMVPMTPLGRAYADALGATNQAVADACDEVVLVVAGQPAWLKAGGTTDSPAPAATVPADAGTARPNVPAQAARSPHGDADPSAGTAQPSAATPSAGPAEPSAATPSAWTDVVGAMPEVLRPGTAPAPTAEFQPPSGAGWATPTMALPIVATGLVIQPGMDLPMPHEYTGPAAVDRLGTLDLPGAGLGSLDRVVSFAAATQGTETPAPWRSVRVLLLHGDHVGGAAAGTVAGESARRADQARRGEGPIARLAAEVGATLQVVEAPTAAPMEDGPALSVDDVETALRYGWRLAEEAVEAGAQLIVLAACGAGTDAAAAAVLAATAGAEPAAVLGRVVNPGGQVDDAAWMTRCAAVRDAMHRTRRSTRDAKDVLAEIGGGDIAIATGVLLGATARRTPVLLDGPVGVAAGLVSRDLAGQARHWCLLPDHGEHPAVRLGADVLDLTPLLDLRLGLGEGAAALAALPLLRSALTLAAVLPVHPSLAAAEPGLANAGPVDGASADTGPGDTGPADTGPGDTGPGDTGPTATGPDPSGERNPTPAAPVPDPAEPWAPEPGLPGMDDDQEFIEPPPAGPGPTSVPDDEPPTGRGDRLSSGATVPPGA; encoded by the coding sequence ATGTCCGTAGACGGGTGGAACAGGATCCTGGTGCTGGGTGGGATTCGGTCCGGCAAGTCAGAATTCGCCGAGTCACTGGTGCGGGACCTGCCCGCTGTCCGGTATGTCGCGACAGCGATCATCGGCGCCGAGGATCCCGACTGGGCCGCCCGGATCGAGGCGCACCAGATCCGCCGGCCGGCCGCCTGGTCGACCGAGGAGGCCAATGTCGATCCGTCGCAGCTCGCGGAGCTGATCGGCGAGGCGAAGCCGGGTGAGACCCTGCTCATCGACGATCTTGGTGGCTGGGTCACCGTCCTGCTCGACCCGGCACACCAACCGGCGGACGACCTCGCCACGATCGGCGAACTCGGCACCGCGATCCGGAACTGCCCGGCCCGCCTGCTGCTGGTCAGCCCCGAGGTGGGGCTGTCGATGGTCCCGATGACCCCGCTCGGCCGCGCCTACGCCGACGCGCTCGGCGCCACCAACCAGGCCGTCGCCGACGCCTGCGACGAGGTCGTCCTGGTGGTCGCCGGACAGCCCGCCTGGCTCAAGGCCGGCGGGACCACGGATTCCCCGGCCCCGGCGGCAACGGTGCCGGCGGACGCCGGGACCGCCCGGCCGAATGTGCCGGCCCAGGCTGCCCGATCGCCGCACGGCGACGCCGACCCCTCGGCCGGGACCGCGCAGCCGTCGGCGGCGACCCCGTCGGCCGGGCCTGCGGAGCCGTCGGCGGCGACCCCGTCGGCCTGGACGGACGTGGTCGGCGCGATGCCGGAGGTGCTCCGGCCGGGCACCGCCCCGGCGCCGACGGCCGAGTTCCAGCCGCCGTCCGGGGCCGGCTGGGCCACACCCACGATGGCGTTGCCGATCGTGGCCACCGGACTGGTCATCCAGCCGGGGATGGACCTGCCGATGCCGCACGAGTACACCGGCCCCGCCGCCGTCGACCGGCTCGGCACGCTCGACCTGCCCGGCGCCGGACTCGGCAGCCTGGATCGGGTCGTCTCGTTCGCCGCCGCCACCCAGGGCACGGAGACGCCGGCACCCTGGCGTTCGGTGCGGGTACTGCTGCTGCACGGCGACCACGTCGGTGGTGCCGCCGCCGGCACGGTGGCCGGCGAGTCCGCCCGGCGGGCCGACCAGGCCCGACGCGGCGAGGGACCGATCGCCCGGCTGGCGGCCGAGGTCGGCGCGACCCTCCAGGTCGTCGAGGCGCCGACCGCCGCCCCGATGGAGGACGGCCCGGCGCTGTCCGTGGACGACGTGGAGACCGCCCTGCGGTACGGCTGGCGGCTCGCCGAGGAGGCCGTCGAGGCGGGCGCCCAGTTGATCGTGCTGGCCGCCTGCGGTGCCGGTACGGACGCCGCTGCCGCCGCCGTGCTCGCGGCCACGGCCGGTGCCGAACCCGCGGCGGTGCTGGGTCGGGTGGTCAACCCGGGCGGTCAGGTCGACGACGCCGCCTGGATGACCCGTTGCGCGGCGGTCCGCGACGCCATGCACCGGACCCGGCGGAGTACCCGGGACGCCAAGGACGTGCTCGCCGAGATCGGCGGTGGTGACATCGCGATCGCGACGGGTGTACTGCTCGGCGCGACGGCCCGCCGGACGCCGGTACTGCTCGACGGCCCGGTCGGCGTCGCAGCCGGTCTGGTCAGCCGGGACCTCGCCGGCCAGGCCCGGCACTGGTGCCTGCTGCCCGACCACGGCGAGCATCCGGCCGTCCGGCTCGGCGCCGACGTGCTCGACCTGACGCCGCTGCTGGACCTGCGGCTCGGCCTCGGCGAGGGCGCCGCCGCGCTGGCCGCGCTGCCGCTGCTGCGCTCCGCGCTGACCCTGGCCGCGGTGCTGCCGGTGCATCCCAGCCTGGCCGCCGCCGAACCCGGTCTGGCCAACGCCGGACCGGTCGACGGTGCTTCGGCCGACACCGGACCTGGCGACACCGGACCGGCCGACACCGGACCGGGCGACACCGGACCGGGCGACACCGGTCCTACCGCCACCGGGCCGGATCCGTCCGGCGAGCGGAACCCGACGCCGGCCGCGCCGGTGCCGGACCCGGCGGAGCCGTGGGCGCCCGAACCGGGCCTGCCCGGGATGGACGACGACCAGGAGTTCATCGAACCGCCCCCGGCCGGCCCCGGGCCGACCTCGGTCCCCGACGACGAGCCGCCGACCGGCCGCGGGGACCGGCTCTCCAGCGGCGCCACCGTCCCACCCGGTGCCTGA
- a CDS encoding adenosylcobinamide-GDP ribazoletransferase has product MPDGRLAAGGRLALTTFTVAPLRAGRVDRSTAGTAMALAPAVGVLLGVLLGAVLGVLGAVAPPLVAGGVTVAVAALLTRGLHLDGLADTVDALGSYRSGPAALQIMRQPDVGPFGVTALVLVLLLQAASLAALAGRPWPALLAAVAAGAATGRLAVSWACRRGVPAARPDGLGALVAGTVGPVTLAGLSVGVALLAVPSVPGRPWQGPLAVAAALAGTLLLVRHLVRRVGGITGDVLGAVVELGTTLFYLGLVLTG; this is encoded by the coding sequence GTGCCTGACGGCCGACTCGCGGCCGGCGGCCGGCTGGCACTCACCACGTTCACCGTCGCGCCGCTGCGGGCCGGTCGGGTCGACCGGTCCACCGCTGGTACGGCGATGGCGCTGGCACCCGCCGTCGGCGTACTCCTCGGCGTGCTTCTCGGTGCCGTGCTCGGGGTTCTGGGCGCGGTCGCGCCACCCCTGGTCGCCGGCGGGGTGACCGTGGCGGTGGCCGCCCTGCTCACCCGTGGGCTGCACCTGGACGGGCTGGCCGACACGGTCGACGCGCTCGGGTCGTACCGGTCCGGACCGGCGGCGCTACAGATCATGCGGCAGCCGGACGTGGGGCCGTTCGGCGTGACGGCGCTGGTCCTCGTACTCCTGCTCCAGGCGGCGTCCCTCGCGGCGCTGGCCGGCCGGCCCTGGCCCGCGCTGCTCGCGGCGGTGGCCGCCGGTGCCGCGACCGGACGGCTGGCGGTGAGCTGGGCCTGCCGGCGCGGCGTTCCGGCGGCGCGGCCGGACGGGCTCGGCGCGCTGGTCGCCGGCACCGTCGGCCCGGTGACGCTGGCCGGGCTGTCGGTCGGGGTCGCACTCCTGGCCGTACCGTCGGTGCCGGGCCGCCCGTGGCAGGGGCCGCTCGCGGTCGCCGCCGCGCTGGCCGGCACGCTGCTGCTGGTGCGCCACCTGGTACGCCGGGTCGGCGGCATCACCGGCGACGTGCTCGGTGCCGTCGTCGAACTCGGCACCACGCTGTTCTACCTGGGTCTCGTGCTGACCGGCTGA